From a single Ignavibacteria bacterium genomic region:
- a CDS encoding TonB-dependent receptor, whose translation MKFLLLLLILPFTLLAQTKISGTIRSTQGELLTGANVFIKGSYDGASSDAKGNFEFTTTETGEQILVSSYIGYKTKETKVVLDGKSLTFDLKLDPDSKILKQVTISAGSFEASDERKSVVLKPLDILTTAGATGDLSSALNTLPGTSQVGETEGLFVRGGSSAETKTIIDEMIVQNPYFSNVPDVPQRGRFSAILFKGTIFSTGGYSAQYGQALSSTLILKSIDLPPDTRSSFGLLAAGFNAVHTQRWENTAISVSADYFNLAPYNNIIPQRVEWDEAPVGKAGTFLFRQKTGKSGMYKFYGTFSNSQLSLYQQSLDDPTFKPRFQLNNTNFYVNTSYTDIGLSDVALFAGYSYSNNNDDLQLNTFPANRDDQLHQFKVKGTKNIADFAFLTVGAETWFLKADDSFSSLKASLEDKYYAGFAETDFFLSDFAAFRIGTRYEYSDYLNKANIAPRVSMAIRVRDDDQINFAYGQFYQTPDRQFLYQGKNLDYERADHYILNYQYIGAKTTFRIEGYYKDYKSLMKRNITGPVFGVPEYKNNGTGYAKGIDVFWRDRGATFENIDYWISYSWLDTERDYRDFPTLATPTFASEHTLTLVYKQAFRALNSFIGFTYTFSSGRPYFNPNNPIFNGDRTPVQHSLSFNGSWLTTVFGNFAIVYVSITNLPGYENIYGYRFSTDGARRQEVIAPALRTYFVGVFISFDYK comes from the coding sequence GTGAAGTTTTTATTACTGCTTTTAATATTGCCGTTCACACTATTAGCCCAGACAAAAATATCGGGAACCATTCGTTCCACACAGGGAGAACTGCTGACGGGAGCCAATGTTTTTATAAAGGGAAGTTATGATGGTGCCTCAAGTGATGCAAAAGGCAATTTCGAGTTTACAACCACTGAGACCGGTGAGCAGATATTGGTCTCGAGTTACATTGGTTATAAAACAAAAGAAACAAAGGTTGTACTTGACGGGAAATCGCTTACATTCGACTTGAAACTCGATCCCGATTCCAAGATTTTGAAACAGGTAACAATCTCTGCCGGTTCATTTGAAGCCTCAGATGAGCGGAAATCAGTTGTTCTTAAACCCCTCGATATTCTGACAACAGCCGGAGCAACAGGTGATCTTTCAAGTGCTTTGAACACACTTCCCGGTACCTCTCAGGTTGGTGAAACCGAAGGGCTTTTTGTCAGAGGAGGCTCATCCGCAGAGACAAAAACAATTATTGACGAAATGATTGTTCAAAATCCCTATTTTTCCAATGTTCCTGATGTTCCTCAAAGAGGCAGATTCTCAGCAATATTGTTTAAGGGTACGATCTTCAGTACAGGTGGATACTCAGCCCAGTATGGTCAGGCATTGTCATCCACATTAATCCTGAAGAGCATTGACCTTCCGCCCGATACGAGGAGCTCATTTGGTCTTCTGGCAGCGGGATTTAATGCGGTACACACACAACGATGGGAGAACACTGCAATCAGTGTCTCTGCTGACTATTTTAATCTCGCCCCGTATAACAATATAATTCCACAAAGAGTTGAGTGGGATGAAGCTCCGGTCGGCAAGGCAGGGACTTTTCTGTTTCGCCAAAAAACGGGTAAATCGGGTATGTACAAGTTTTATGGCACTTTCTCAAACAGTCAGTTGTCCCTTTACCAGCAGAGTCTGGATGATCCGACATTCAAGCCACGGTTCCAGTTGAACAACACCAATTTTTATGTAAACACCAGTTATACTGATATAGGATTAAGTGATGTTGCCCTTTTTGCCGGTTATTCATACAGCAACAATAATGATGATCTTCAGTTAAATACTTTCCCGGCTAACCGGGACGACCAACTGCATCAATTCAAGGTTAAGGGTACTAAAAATATAGCAGACTTTGCTTTCCTTACAGTGGGTGCTGAAACCTGGTTCTTGAAAGCGGATGATTCGTTTTCATCCTTAAAAGCAAGTCTGGAGGATAAGTATTATGCAGGCTTTGCTGAAACTGATTTTTTCCTTTCCGATTTTGCCGCATTCAGAATTGGAACAAGGTATGAATATTCAGATTATCTTAATAAAGCAAATATCGCTCCAAGAGTCTCGATGGCGATAAGAGTCCGCGATGACGATCAGATAAATTTTGCCTACGGGCAGTTTTATCAAACGCCTGACAGACAATTTCTCTATCAGGGAAAAAACCTTGATTATGAAAGGGCTGATCATTATATCTTGAACTACCAGTATATTGGTGCAAAAACCACATTCAGGATTGAAGGGTATTACAAGGACTATAAGTCACTGATGAAACGAAATATCACCGGACCTGTTTTTGGAGTCCCCGAATATAAAAACAATGGTACCGGCTATGCAAAAGGAATTGATGTTTTTTGGCGTGACAGGGGTGCCACTTTCGAAAATATTGACTATTGGATATCCTATTCCTGGCTTGATACTGAGAGGGACTACCGGGATTTCCCAACACTTGCGACTCCAACATTCGCATCAGAACACACCCTCACATTGGTTTACAAACAGGCTTTCCGAGCGCTTAACAGTTTTATAGGGTTCACTTACACATTTTCTTCGGGCAGACCCTATTTCAATCCCAACAATCCGATATTTAATGGTGACAGAACTCCCGTACAGCACAGCCTTAGCTTTAACGGGAGCTGGTTGACCACCGTTTTTGGTAATTTTGCAATCGTGTATGTTTCCATCACAAACCTGCCGGGTTACGAGAATATTTACGGGTACAGATTTTCGACTGATGGAGCCAGGAGGCAGGAAGTTATCGCACCCGCACTCAGGACATATTTTGTCGGAGTGTTTATCTCATTTGATTACAAATAA
- a CDS encoding VCBS repeat-containing protein, translating to MRYAIIFLIFLSFALNAQRFIKITEGAIVNDGGDSRSVNWIDHDRDGDLDLFVSNGKNGGQNNFFYQNNGDGTFTKIDSLVITKDNSPSVGASWGDFDNDGFPDLFVSTWYNKINYLYKNNGDGTYTQLSSSAVMADLTYSETGTWGDYNKDGWLDLYVTNSAGNTRNLLYKNNGNGSFTKQPQTGFLTDQFFSRNADFIEYNGDFLPDLFVVNEGSQNENLYTNLGNGSFSRTGNAPLLNNGGSSISSNYEDVDNDGDMDFFITNAEGGRNWLFLNDGKNNFTKVAEPFNSDVANSFSSIFGDIDNDGDLDLFVSNAFNADNTPMTNYLYINQGNGNFVRDTVTLSDQKGWTYGAALADYNKDGWLDLFTANCFGANQNNSLYRNSGGSNNWIMIDLEGRKSNRSGIGAVVKLKVTENGTPRWMTRRVSAQSGHCSQNMQLHFGLGTATAIDSVVIMWSSGIVQLVNGLLPGSFNRIVEDTTLTDVEPETDHSGIHGFNLMQNYPNPFNPETRISFTTAKGGTVTLKVYDILGNIVKELINEYRHAGQHTVTLNAEGMSSGIYLYELASNGNRIVKKLSVLK from the coding sequence ATGAGATATGCGATTATTTTCCTGATCTTCCTCTCTTTTGCGTTAAATGCGCAAAGATTCATCAAAATCACCGAAGGTGCCATCGTGAACGACGGGGGTGACTCCCGCTCCGTCAACTGGATTGATCATGACAGGGACGGAGACCTCGACCTCTTCGTAAGTAACGGAAAGAACGGCGGACAAAACAATTTTTTCTACCAAAACAACGGCGATGGTACTTTTACCAAAATTGATTCTTTAGTGATAACAAAAGACAATTCCCCCTCTGTTGGTGCCTCATGGGGTGATTTCGACAATGACGGATTCCCCGATCTGTTTGTCTCCACATGGTACAACAAAATAAACTACCTTTACAAAAACAACGGAGACGGCACTTACACACAGCTATCATCTTCGGCGGTGATGGCTGATCTGACATACTCCGAAACGGGAACATGGGGAGACTACAACAAAGACGGCTGGCTCGATCTCTATGTAACAAACAGTGCGGGCAACACTCGAAACCTCCTCTACAAAAACAATGGAAACGGTTCGTTCACAAAACAGCCTCAAACGGGATTCCTGACCGACCAGTTTTTTTCAAGAAATGCCGATTTCATCGAATACAATGGAGATTTCCTCCCCGATCTTTTCGTCGTAAATGAAGGGAGTCAGAATGAAAACCTCTATACAAATCTCGGAAATGGTTCGTTCAGCAGAACGGGTAATGCTCCCCTTCTGAATAACGGAGGAAGTTCCATCAGTTCAAATTATGAAGATGTGGACAACGACGGTGACATGGATTTTTTCATTACCAATGCCGAAGGTGGCAGAAACTGGTTGTTCCTGAATGACGGAAAGAACAATTTCACCAAAGTGGCAGAACCCTTCAACAGCGATGTCGCAAATTCATTCTCAAGCATTTTTGGGGACATCGATAATGACGGCGACCTCGATCTTTTTGTTTCAAATGCCTTCAATGCCGACAACACGCCGATGACAAATTATCTCTACATCAATCAGGGAAACGGAAATTTTGTTCGCGACACTGTGACTCTGTCAGATCAAAAAGGCTGGACATACGGTGCAGCTTTAGCCGACTATAACAAGGACGGCTGGCTCGATCTCTTTACCGCAAACTGTTTTGGTGCAAATCAGAATAATTCACTCTATCGAAATTCGGGCGGCTCAAATAACTGGATAATGATCGATCTTGAGGGAAGAAAAAGCAACAGAAGTGGAATCGGTGCGGTTGTAAAACTGAAAGTGACTGAAAACGGGACTCCGCGCTGGATGACAAGACGGGTATCTGCACAATCGGGGCATTGCAGTCAGAACATGCAACTGCATTTTGGACTTGGAACAGCTACCGCAATCGATTCCGTTGTCATTATGTGGAGTTCGGGGATTGTTCAGCTTGTTAACGGTTTACTCCCCGGTTCATTCAACCGGATTGTGGAAGACACGACCCTTACGGATGTGGAACCTGAAACAGATCATTCCGGTATTCATGGTTTTAACCTGATGCAGAACTACCCGAATCCATTTAATCCCGAAACCAGAATCTCTTTTACCACTGCAAAAGGAGGGACCGTAACACTTAAAGTTTACGATATCCTCGGAAACATCGTTAAAGAACTGATCAACGAATACAGACATGCCGGTCAGCACACTGTCACTCTGAATGCAGAGGGTATGAGTTCGGGAATTTACCTTTATGAACTGGCATCAAATGGCAACAGGATTGTAAAGAAACTCTCAGTGCTGAAATAA
- a CDS encoding transglutaminase domain-containing protein, whose product MKIYKLILLLGLGILATGINSCALYEASPGRAHDKLLASWLSEPRYVETELRITIKNFKVLHGEELVKANREMNIPDYTPPTFRIWSSQPFEYINQRNVKFLGVSPEPDERWTDAENGNVIFYWDIAKRMKDGDSLVITRRFRYDLFNFTVPQDIQTANAPDGMLDDAERYLVSEEFLELTDSIKAMSVSIAGGENDPLKKARLFYDWMRGNMKYEWPVLARGAGEALKTCKGDCGQYSYLYIAFCRASNIPARLVSGFMLAPDTLSYHVWSEIQLPGLGWLPVDCTDKNGFLSLDNRRLVTSRGTNIPLPNVPAWATWKNSEAQNGKTDFMQMMTTVISGVKAEVSTRRILHKYSK is encoded by the coding sequence ATGAAAATATACAAATTAATTCTGCTGCTTGGTCTTGGCATCCTTGCCACCGGCATAAACTCTTGTGCATTGTATGAGGCATCACCGGGTCGTGCCCATGACAAATTGCTTGCGAGCTGGTTGAGTGAACCCAGATATGTCGAAACCGAATTACGAATCACCATTAAAAATTTTAAGGTGCTGCATGGTGAGGAACTTGTAAAGGCAAACAGAGAGATGAATATCCCCGACTATACTCCTCCGACTTTCAGAATCTGGAGTTCACAACCGTTCGAGTACATCAACCAAAGGAATGTTAAATTTCTCGGGGTTTCTCCCGAACCCGATGAGCGATGGACTGATGCAGAGAACGGAAATGTAATTTTCTACTGGGATATTGCAAAAAGAATGAAAGATGGTGATTCACTTGTCATTACACGGCGATTCAGATACGATTTATTTAATTTTACTGTTCCGCAGGATATCCAGACAGCCAATGCACCTGATGGCATGCTTGACGATGCAGAAAGGTACCTTGTTTCCGAGGAGTTTCTTGAGTTGACAGACAGCATTAAGGCAATGTCTGTGTCTATCGCCGGGGGCGAAAATGATCCGCTAAAAAAGGCAAGACTTTTTTATGACTGGATGAGGGGTAACATGAAATATGAATGGCCCGTCCTCGCGAGAGGTGCCGGTGAGGCACTTAAAACTTGCAAAGGTGACTGTGGCCAGTACTCCTACCTCTATATTGCGTTTTGTCGTGCTTCAAACATTCCCGCAAGACTTGTCTCCGGTTTTATGCTGGCACCCGATACTCTAAGCTATCATGTATGGTCGGAAATTCAACTGCCCGGTCTCGGCTGGCTGCCGGTTGATTGCACCGATAAAAACGGTTTTCTTTCCCTGGACAACAGAAGGCTTGTCACTTCCAGAGGAACTAACATCCCCCTCCCGAATGTACCGGCTTGGGCAACCTGGAAAAACAGCGAAGCCCAAAACGGGAAAACCGACTTCATGCAGATGATGACTACAGTTATCAGCGGAGTAAAAGCCGAAGTTTCTACCCGACGAATTCTTCACAAATATTCAAAATAA
- the mtaB gene encoding tRNA (N(6)-L-threonylcarbamoyladenosine(37)-C(2))-methylthiotransferase MtaB — protein MKKVALHTLGCKLNFSETSSIGKQFLKNGFEVVDFNHEADVYVINTCTVTENAEKDCRQIVRKALRSNPDAYVLVTGCYAQLRPEEIAAIDGVDMVLGSKEKFDVFSFIDNFEKKELACIFVSPTEDLSSEFGFASSGESDNRTRAYFKIQDGCDYKCTFCTIPLARGSSRSMDPGKAVEKFAELLDAGYKEIILTGVNVGDYGKNVDMSFYKLLRKLLEVPGDYRIRISSIEPNLLTDRILELTAGSEKMAKHFHIPLQSGSPSILRLMQRRYNTADYDKLIYKANRIIPGLGIGVDVITGFPGEGEKEFTETHNFLLNLPVSYLHVFTYSERPRTKAINMPGVVDVAERRRRTNVLRILSQKKKADFYTSVIGKEVDVLFENTNNSGEMKGFSSEYVRISHPFMPEFTNKFSKFRILSSDAEHCYGEILETESITV, from the coding sequence ATGAAGAAAGTCGCTTTACACACATTAGGTTGTAAACTTAATTTTTCCGAAACCTCCTCGATCGGGAAGCAATTCCTGAAAAACGGATTTGAAGTGGTTGATTTCAACCATGAAGCTGATGTTTATGTAATAAATACATGCACAGTTACCGAGAATGCCGAGAAAGACTGTCGTCAGATAGTCAGAAAAGCACTTCGGTCAAATCCTGATGCCTATGTACTCGTCACAGGGTGTTATGCACAGTTGCGTCCTGAAGAGATTGCAGCGATTGACGGAGTTGACATGGTTCTCGGGAGCAAGGAAAAATTCGATGTTTTTTCATTTATAGACAATTTTGAGAAAAAAGAACTCGCCTGCATCTTCGTTTCTCCAACAGAAGACCTATCGAGTGAATTTGGTTTTGCATCATCAGGTGAATCTGACAACCGCACCAGAGCCTATTTCAAGATTCAGGACGGTTGCGACTACAAATGCACCTTCTGTACAATACCTTTGGCGAGAGGAAGCAGCAGAAGCATGGATCCCGGCAAGGCGGTAGAAAAATTTGCAGAACTCCTTGATGCGGGCTACAAAGAAATTATATTGACCGGTGTGAATGTCGGGGATTACGGCAAGAATGTTGACATGTCGTTCTACAAACTTTTACGAAAACTTCTTGAAGTGCCGGGTGATTACAGAATCAGAATTTCCTCAATCGAGCCGAATTTGTTGACGGACAGGATTCTGGAACTGACAGCGGGTTCGGAGAAAATGGCTAAACATTTTCATATACCACTTCAGAGCGGAAGTCCCTCTATTTTGCGTTTGATGCAGAGGAGATATAACACCGCGGATTATGACAAACTGATTTATAAAGCGAACAGGATTATTCCGGGTTTGGGAATTGGTGTTGATGTGATAACGGGTTTCCCCGGAGAGGGTGAGAAGGAATTTACCGAGACTCACAATTTTCTTCTGAATCTTCCTGTCTCCTACCTGCATGTGTTTACATATTCAGAGAGGCCCAGAACGAAAGCAATCAACATGCCGGGCGTGGTCGATGTAGCAGAGAGAAGGCGTCGTACGAATGTTTTAAGGATTCTCAGCCAGAAGAAAAAGGCTGATTTTTACACCTCCGTTATCGGAAAAGAAGTTGATGTTTTGTTCGAAAACACAAATAATTCGGGTGAAATGAAGGGCTTTTCTTCAGAGTATGTAAGAATAAGTCATCCTTTTATGCCTGAATTCACAAACAAATTTTCAAAATTCAGAATTCTCTCGAGCGATGCAGAGCATTGTTATGGTGAGATACTTGAAACCGAATCGATTACCGTTTAA
- a CDS encoding histidine kinase: protein MWALFVPLIHSKVAKQFSHFGSVTEKVIKLTGWIILISVMHRLLAFISIGLIMENLGEILSTLFSNPKEIILPLISLSADSFMLTVIIGLTAGVIEYSRFIKQENVKQEEIKRRLVESQLQNLTGNLHPHFLFNALHGISMMIYKDPMLADKMISSLSDLLRSTFQNSEDQFITLKKEIEIGRNYLSIQKLRFGARIVETVELPGMGGDVMVPKFILLPLLENCIKHNVDISPESVEIGLKVTVSESEISIVVRNSRPVRKIKDPLPSGEGLKQIKARLEILYGENFKFEIKETDSEYTVEIKVPVSKQ from the coding sequence ATGTGGGCTTTGTTTGTCCCGTTGATTCACTCCAAGGTTGCAAAACAGTTCAGTCATTTCGGATCTGTTACAGAGAAGGTTATCAAACTGACCGGGTGGATAATTCTGATTTCGGTAATGCACCGTCTCCTGGCGTTTATTTCCATTGGTCTGATAATGGAAAATCTTGGCGAGATTCTTTCAACTCTTTTTTCCAATCCAAAAGAGATAATTTTACCTCTGATTTCCCTTTCAGCAGACAGTTTTATGCTAACCGTGATCATCGGTCTGACGGCAGGTGTGATCGAATACTCCCGGTTTATCAAGCAGGAAAATGTAAAGCAGGAAGAGATTAAAAGAAGACTTGTTGAGTCACAATTGCAGAATCTGACGGGCAATCTTCATCCCCATTTCCTCTTTAATGCCCTCCATGGCATCTCGATGATGATCTACAAAGACCCCATGCTCGCCGATAAGATGATTTCATCCCTTAGCGACCTGCTGAGAAGCACATTCCAGAACTCCGAGGATCAGTTTATTACCCTGAAAAAAGAGATTGAGATCGGAAGAAATTACCTTTCCATTCAAAAACTAAGATTTGGTGCAAGGATTGTAGAGACTGTCGAACTCCCCGGTATGGGTGGAGATGTGATGGTACCAAAATTCATTCTTCTGCCTCTTCTGGAAAACTGTATCAAACACAATGTCGATATTTCACCCGAATCAGTTGAAATTGGTTTGAAAGTCACGGTTTCAGAGAGTGAAATTTCGATTGTCGTAAGAAACAGCAGACCCGTCAGGAAAATAAAAGATCCCCTCCCTTCAGGTGAAGGATTAAAACAGATAAAAGCACGACTCGAAATCCTTTATGGAGAAAATTTTAAATTCGAGATAAAGGAAACCGACTCCGAATACACTGTTGAAATAAAAGTCCCCGTCTCAAAGCAATGA
- a CDS encoding response regulator transcription factor yields the protein MIRAIIVEDEVLAREKLRFFLEDFPNVSVLDECGDAVSALEAIKKHNPDLIFLDIQLPGISGMELIRSITKNSPGVIFTTAFDNYAIEAFDFRTLGYLLKPFDRQRFRTTMLKALEKLEETSPVKAPANKIPVKKEGDKGKFVLLDTNEINNVQSNGNTILIHTDTSLFTMQTTLDSMEKLLGSTQFIRVHRTAIVNREKIVEIENLSNNEYQLKLKNGKKIWTGRKYAAAIQALLKI from the coding sequence ATGATTAGAGCGATAATTGTGGAAGATGAAGTGCTTGCACGCGAAAAACTCCGGTTTTTTCTTGAAGACTTCCCCAATGTCTCTGTGTTGGATGAGTGCGGGGATGCAGTTTCAGCTCTCGAAGCGATAAAAAAACACAACCCCGACTTGATCTTTCTCGATATCCAACTCCCCGGCATTTCCGGTATGGAATTGATCCGCTCGATAACCAAAAATTCGCCCGGGGTTATCTTTACAACGGCCTTCGACAATTATGCAATCGAGGCATTCGATTTCCGCACCCTCGGCTATCTTCTCAAACCGTTTGACAGACAAAGATTCCGAACCACTATGTTGAAGGCTCTCGAAAAACTCGAAGAGACTTCCCCGGTAAAGGCTCCTGCAAACAAAATTCCCGTAAAAAAAGAGGGTGACAAAGGGAAATTTGTACTGCTTGACACAAATGAAATAAATAATGTCCAATCAAACGGCAACACAATCCTGATTCATACCGACACTTCCCTCTTTACCATGCAGACCACACTCGATTCAATGGAAAAACTCCTCGGCAGCACACAATTTATCAGAGTTCATCGAACGGCAATCGTTAACAGGGAAAAAATTGTCGAAATTGAAAATCTCTCGAACAACGAATATCAACTGAAACTGAAAAACGGAAAGAAAATCTGGACAGGCAGAAAATATGCCGCTGCAATTCAGGCACTTCTAAAAATTTAG